In one Pseudarthrobacter sp. NBSH8 genomic region, the following are encoded:
- the thiS gene encoding sulfur carrier protein ThiS, with the protein MNITLNGSRHSVADDASITTLISQITGRPLAANGQATDGQKLGVAVAHNSEVVPRSQWFVTALAEGDDVELVTAVQGG; encoded by the coding sequence ATGAACATCACCCTCAACGGCTCGCGCCATTCCGTCGCGGACGACGCCTCCATCACCACCCTCATCAGCCAGATCACAGGCCGCCCCCTCGCAGCCAACGGCCAGGCGACAGACGGGCAGAAACTCGGCGTCGCCGTCGCCCACAACTCCGAAGTAGTACCCCGCAGCCAGTGGTTCGTTACGGCGCTCGCCGAAGGTGACGACGTCGAACTGGTCACAGCAGTCCAGGGAGGCTGA